A window of Phragmites australis chromosome 2, lpPhrAust1.1, whole genome shotgun sequence genomic DNA:
AGTTGAtccgactaaccaaaacatcaagttataatcatggtaggttttcagtgccacTCATGACCGTGCTGCTCAGTGGTGTGGAAGAACGTGGGTGACCTAGTCCTCATGAATTCCCCCAACTTGGATTGGTTGTGCTAGTGGGGCTGTGGTGGCGCCTAATTCTGAGTAGTCTGTTACATATTGGTTATTGCTTGGACCATCCCTTACAAGATCTGGGTTTTCATAACAATAAGCTGCTCCATAGTCaccggaggtggtggtggagacgGGGTTTCTGTGCAGTTGCCACTACTTCCGAGGTTGCTCCTAGTGTTGACCATCTGGTAGAGAAGAACATAGATAAGATAAAAACATAATATTCTAGGAAGAAATCTATGTTGTAGAgcctatttttttcttaaaaaaaactcttattGTATTTATTACTATTATCAACCCTACTTCTAAGATGTGGATGCAGACAGGGTGCTTAAGGGCGATCTTACAACTCACAtctgacacttagaaacaaAAAGATCCATAAGAACCAAAACTCCAAAACGACCTATACGATACTACTGATTGATCTCTATTATTCTAATAGGGGACTCCCTATCTAGTAGACATGGTGGGATTGCAGGTTCTCCATTTGAGTCACTGTCTGCGTACTCTGATCCTGAGCTAGAGAGAGGTTCGGAGCGAGCTCTCTTACTTGGGGGCGACACTGCTATAGGAGTGAATTCACGCAAGTGGTGTCAAAGTGTCATGTTGTCCTCTTCAGCTTCTTTCAAGCGATGGtgaacctccttcagttctTGTATGGTGCTCTCATAGAGTCGATCTAGGGTGATACTGAGTTGAACTTGAATTTAGAGTGTGGTATTCTCTTCATCGTAGTAGCATCAGACTCTAGTATCAGGGCTTGAGACGTCACGAACGGGAACGTAGCGGTACAGTGAGTTCTTAGTTGTTGCTCCATAGTCCTGGTACATACGGTAGAGGGCTTGACGAGTGGCATCTCATATGCCTTCTTTGAAGCTAGATCTCCTTGTCTCTGTGGTGTATGTGAGTGCAACTCTGAACTCTCCCTTGTGTGTGTGACGTCCATAGACGAAGACGGTGATGGACCATTCCGTGCAGTTGGCTTGCCTTGTTTCTTCGTACATTGGCTTCTTTTCGTGTCCATGTCGGTAAGTAAGGCCCATAGCATTCTTGGCAAGATCCCTTGGCGCAATCCGTTGGAATGACGAACTTCATTTAGATCTGACTCCATCTGTAGGTTTGAGCATAAGAGGAGGGTAAGTAAACCTTACTAGATGAGAGGAGGGTAAGGGGTCTTTAAGCAtagtttttattcttttcaaAGTTTCTCTTTTTAGGGTTGACCAGCTATCTAAGGCTGCGTTTTAGGTcgatatggctctgataccacctccgTCGAGACTGGTTTaaaaaacaaaccaatctcatctatgtgccgAGCTCatgaatcaatcccaacacataataacttcattgatgataatcattataatATCCAAACTTAATCGAATAAATCATCTTATAAAAGTGACCTTTGAGGGTTGAAGAACCAATTAAACTCTGTAGCGGAACTAAATTAACTatgaagactctaatcctttacgactcttccacaagcatcatcgacgtagaaagcatcttagaacgatccaccttcagtgtactccttgataccttctctaactgagtgtttggtgatagcaagagtgagcacttgtcgtactccGTAAGCTatgaaggaaatagtatgcatatgaagtcTTTAACAAAAATATGGCTAATATGGTCCTCTTGCATAAatcagcatttaagtaaaacaaTTTAAAAAGCAATGGTAATTAAGTGAATAagaaaccacctcaagattacattcatcttgacttaaccaccTAACAGCTCAacccaaagttccatccactaagtttgaaccctcaatcatagttcccaccactagaATTGATCATTCTCAACTATGATTCTCACCATCACAATTAACCCGACTAACCAaaatatcaagttataatcatggtagattTTCAGTGCtactcatgaccatgagcatgactgaatattcagttttaactctgcagaggttatactTTATACACAAGACGTTTCATCCCATTTTACCGAGCATCCGTTGGCTGacggataactcttacacactactgaggtatgcgctaggaatccactacaaagcctttacaataccCCCTCTCAACGCATGTCTACCCGATAAGGTTTTACTACCGCGTGaatccacctcaacaacggaaacCCCCTCTTGCGTCTTTTGGATCctaagacatcgtccattcaccacTCTTCTGTCtgatctacactatgctgagaataaacaaattacttggctaggctcACCCATACCGGGCTTGtagttgtactataaacacagaaagtTCACCCCATGaatcggtccttagatttgagcaagactactacTTTGCCAACgatacatctcatcataccacatgctcaaatccctataccatattgctgcaaaaattattccatcgtattttatcattgttgtataggaccattatcaagtttgtagaacaattatcatgattaccggCCCAAAGCAatgctaagcatcatctacccattcataacccaaaatcatactATAGCGATAAAGATGATAAAGGAAAagctagggtaaaacctaactcttgggattcctaataaattattatcatgcatgtttataaaataaaatatttgtaaaactgagataaaaaagatcaagaacacaacttgccttcactgaactcaattggatcttcaaaatcctgatcctgcagaccttctagctcctcctgaacgttgatgtctactcgcaacatacgcaAAAAAAACAATAACACATAAATATCaagataaaaaaacaaatatcacacaataaatatcatcacatacaagatcacacTATTCCGGACAATCTGGCGAAAGAACGGGTCAGAACAGAGCTACGATTgccaagttatgattttctgaAGATTAAAATATGAGTAAAAATATTATCTACAAATGAAATTATGTTCCTAggatttttttaggattttttcaaagtcatctatgattttctaggatttttctagcatttatttaaattataaaactatataacattattaaacattttcaaaaatcaatttactaactattattattttagatttatttttatattgaaaactatttattgcacaatatataataattatgaCATCaggaaaataattaaaaaaaataaaagaaaaagaaatgctGACTAGGCTGTTTGGTTGAGGTGGCTTGATGATAGAGCGGACACATTGGACTCATGTACGTGGCTGCCATGTCATCGGTTGATTGGGATTAAAACCGAAGGGGTATGCAGATCTAATCTTGATCTTTGGTTTCAGATTGGACGGCTCACCTCGGTCTCCTTCACTttcgatgatgatgacgacggcTCAAAGGGCACCTGCGGCGGCGCATCACTAGTGAGAGGCAAAAAGCTCGTTGCCGTGCTCCAAACGCTCTGATGAACGGCAAAAAACGACCACATGTTCACGGTGGACAGGACTGGGCTACGAGTGGTCGTTGGCGGTGAACGGTTGAGGCTAGCGACGGCGGGCAACGGCTTGAAGCTTTAGTTCTTGACGACGATGAGCTCTGTCAACAATTTCTCGACAAGAAGATGGGGAAAAGGCTCGGGATGATTTGGGGAGGGCGTAGGGAGACATATTTATAGGCAAGCGGCTCTCTTATATCTAATTCTACTCGGATTTCAAAAGGGGCTGCGACGGTAGTCCAAACTCAATTCTGGTGATTCAAACGTGCTCGAGTCTCTATCTCTTGGGCAAAAGTTCACGTATAGCTTCTGAATTCTTCCTTCCTTTGCTGCTTAGCTTAACTTCAACGCAATCTTGTGAATTTGATCGAAACTTCATGCGACCAGTGGTTGAACTCTTGCACACGTCTTGTGATTAGCTCGGGCTTTAGCAAAATTGGTCCAGGCTTTAGCTTCTAGAGGCTCGGCGATCCCATTTGGCGGTTGGACGGTCGATCCCCGACTTGGACACGGTGACGACTATGAGGGCGGCGGGCAGCTACTGCTGCTCTGCGAGCtgaagcagagagggagggaagagaggagagagagcagTGGCTGACTCGACTGGGTCGGTTGGGTtgggccaaaacagagagaggagagggaggtgagaTGGGCTTTAGTCCATTAACACaaaaaacttttctttttttcattctattttctctcttatatatacacatgtatattatACTTATACATCgcatatactatatatattccttatattggctcacaaaatcaatcaagcaatcaaaaaatatatacacacatatatatttatctataaATGCTCTTTTAGaagaaaatagccctcaatatatatatatatatatatatatatatatatatatatgtgtgtgtgtgtgtgtgtgtgtgtgtgtgtgtgtgtgtgtgtgtgtgtgtgtgtgtgtgtgtgtgtgtttgtgtgtgtgtttgtgtgtgtatttatacacataacacatatatccacatatatgcatatatgtataaagcacatacacacacttaagatttatttaattttgcaaaaaaaattaatttttttattgtcttggttttaagaatttgggttgttacaaGTACGCCAAATATTAAGGCAAGGGGTTTAAAAAACAGATATTTTTTTCAGATTCATAAAAACAGACACAGTAAGAgtacttttttttcttattgtatCGAATGTAGCACTcaataattcatttgtttcCTAGCCAGTATCATCTATATTTGTTTTCCTAAAGATATCTTATGTATTCATCGCAAAAAGGAACACCTACGGAGTACTGTATATTACTAATACATGTTTAAGCAATAGGAGCATCACAAGTCTTTGGACCATTTAACCACTAACCAACACTAACAAATACAGGTGGCCGGGCTACCGAGTAGGATGCTCCCACTCTCGCACTTATCCTCTCAGCTAGGTATCACCCTCACCTACATATATCTGTATTGTTGGTCTTGACTCGTGCAGTTTGGCTTGCGTGATTAAAATGGCACAAGTAGACTAGTGCTATTCCAAATTTGCAACCAAATATTACCTTCAATCCAAAATAAGTGTTTAGGTTATGTGCAgtcaattattttaaattttagctataaattattttttatatattaagtttaaatacttaaaaattaTACGGTTAgatttgtctcgaaaaataTTTACATAATAACATATTTTTGccatattttatcaatatattacaataaaaaataataatcaaaattgtattttggtgaacatgtcgatatccaaaacgacacttatttcgAACCGGAGGAAGTACTACTTGGACCTAAGAGCATCTTCAGCAGACTAGCAAAATCTACCCTTTATATCTCTATTTGGCTATCCACTCTAAAATATTTCTTCTATATTTTTTCATACTCCAACAGACTAGTCAGATCTCACTTTTCATATCCCATTtacctatattttatttgtaacggctagttttttcaAACGGCTATTTTTTAATGGCTATTTTTCTCATTGATTGTTTCTTACAACAACTATAttgcaatggctagtttttttgcAATGGCTATATTTCTCCTTATATATACGCATCACACACTAAATACTAAAATTTCTCATGTAACTTAGGGTtttcaataatcttagaaattagtacattagtttagatgaatatttataaatttgtcctaatttttaggaattaaatttatgccctaaaaattcaagtgaagtaaaaaaaagataaatttggaaatttttcatttaaaatttgtatgatatttttatttgaaactagttaaaataggttatttattatttattttataagcACAAAAATTGGTAGGGGCTCTAGAAGTTCACTGtttgaatttataaaagagGGGAGGAGTGAAGTTTTGAAGTATTTGGTCAACTTGCTGTCGGAATGTGGACGCGCGTGAGAATAGGGAACGGAGGTGGGCAGGGATGGAGAGCCGCACGGGCCACATAAGTTTGGCGACCCTCTCCCACTGGATAGCGAGCCTATAGTGATGATCAGTATATTGGTTACTCCGTTAgaactatttttttatagtCGGATGGCTGTCCTATTAAAGATGCTCTAATTCCCCCACCTAATAAAATGAGTACCTAGTGTGGAGGACAATTCCTCACCACGAGGCACGAGTATTGGAATACGGTAAATgcaatatatgtatatttgtgtGTGTATGACTTATCTCGACTGCCTATTTTTTAGTTGGTATTTATCTAACTATTGATTCTTTTACGTatcttattattttttcaaCTGCTTCTTCAATACGAATTTTAACACAAATAAATGATCTGGATAAGTAATATGTCCGCATGTCTTAATAGAATTTTCACGTTATTTGGAGCATATTCATATTTCAATTTTCGATGAAAACCCATCAACTCGCGTCACATGACTCCATTCCACTACGAAATTGTATTGAACATACTAGTAGCACGACGACGAATTTGCGGGCTGCAGAGTGCCCTCAGCTACAAGCCTGCAACCGGCGAAGCGCTGCGTACGTGCCCTCGGTGCCTCCCTTCCTCCAAAACCCCTATAAAACCCATCCCACAGTAAAACCTCGAGCACTTCACTGTAAAAAATAACGCAGCCACAAAACACACGCCCCCGGTGTCCAGCCAGGCTCGAAGGCGATGGACAACAAGCAGGCGCAAGACCACCGCGCGGAGTGGGTCCCGGGTGTCGTCATCGTCGGCGCAGGTCCGTCGGGGCTGGCCGCGGCCGCGTGCCTCGCGGCGCGCGACGTGCCGGCCACGGTGCTGGAGATGTCCGACTCGCTGGCGTCCACGTGGCGGCACCGCACCTACGACCGCCTCACGCTCCACCTCCCCAAGCGCTTCTGCGAGCTGCCGCTGCTCCCGTTCCCGGAGGGGTACCCGGCGTACCCGTCCAAGGACCAGTTCGTCGCGTACATGGAGTCCTACGCCGCCGCGGCGGGCGTCGTGCCGCGCTTCGGCGTGCGCGTCGAGGAGGCCGCGTTCGACCCGGGCGCCGGCGCGTGGACGGTGCGCCTGGCAAGTGGCGAGGCCCTGCTGGCGCGGTGGCTCGTCGTCGCAACGGGGGAGAACGCGGAGCCGCGCGTCCCGGACTTCCCGGGCATGCAGCAGTTCGCCGGGCGCGTCATGCACACGTGCGAGTACAAGTCCGGGGAGGCGTTCGCGGGGGAGAAGGTGCTGGTCGTAGGGTGCGGCAACTCCGGCATGGAGGTCAGCCTGGATTTGTGCCGGCATGTCGCCAAGCCCTCCCTGGTGGTGCGCAACACGGTAAGTAATGAGCCCAGCTTTTAACTGTGCTTACGCTGCTAGTGCTAAGAGTTAGGACCCGTCCTTTTCTACTCTTGTTTTGCTTTGGGCAGCGAAAGTACAAGTGCGAGCTGCGAGATTTTGCGCCTTCTTGCTTGATCATTTTCCCCTTGGAAGCACTTCACTTTACTGCGATCTTTTTGGGACATGCTTCGATGTGCATGGTCATATTGGGCAAACTAAGCATAATTAGACCTACTAACCTGTACGGTGTTGGATGTCTCTGTCTTGTCCCATGTCATTTTCATCACTCCTAGCTAACAGCTGTTTTTTGCTCTTATATGTTTTTCTTCATTGTACTTACTAGCTAGTATATGATACACTTCTTTCATTTGGATCACACAAGATCTG
This region includes:
- the LOC133910005 gene encoding indole-3-pyruvate monooxygenase YUCCA1-like, coding for MDNKQAQDHRAEWVPGVVIVGAGPSGLAAAACLAARDVPATVLEMSDSLASTWRHRTYDRLTLHLPKRFCELPLLPFPEGYPAYPSKDQFVAYMESYAAAAGVVPRFGVRVEEAAFDPGAGAWTVRLASGEALLARWLVVATGENAEPRVPDFPGMQQFAGRVMHTCEYKSGEAFAGEKVLVVGCGNSGMEVSLDLCRHVAKPSLVVRNTVHVLPREMLGLSTFGIAMALLKCFPVRLVDRILLAAARLTLGDTGQLGLRRPKTGPIELKNLTGRTPVLDVGTLDHIKTGKIKVVGAVKEVTRRGVRFADGKEEQFDAIILATGYRSNVPSWLKDEEDMFTRDGIPRIPFPNGWKGRNGLYTVGFSQRGLLGASSDALNVAKDIHCQWKDTGRSTNNVLENNSSV